DNA from Parageobacillus thermoglucosidasius:
AGTTCTTTCGCCAGCTGGACGAATAAATCGTATCGTTTGCTTGGCTTAACGTGCGGATTAGGAATTCCTTCGCGGCAAATATACAGCGGTTGAAAATCGCCAGGATCGGTTGGATACAAAACGACAACGCACGACGTCACCGGCTGGCCGTTTTTCACCGTATGAAAAGCAAAAAGCCCGGAAAGACGATGCCGGTTAGCTCTGGCCAGCTCAATGAGTTCGTATATATCTGAATAACCTTCCCCCAGCTCGATAAAACGCTGAATCATCTGTATCCCCCTTACTATGTTTGTCCATACATAACTTTAATCATTGTTTGGCAAAATTTCAAACAAGAAATTGCCGCATTTGCTGGAAAAATAAAAAAACCCTGCGGCATACGCCCGCAGGTTTCCTTAGCGTTTACTTGTCCCTCGCGCATCGGTAGGAAACAAGTAAACCAAAGGAAAGAAAAGGGAGAGGAGAAACCGGAGGAAGAACTTATGGGGAAACGTAAGTCTTCTCCGTGGTTGGCAACAATATCCGCATGGATGCTGCCATTACTCATTATGTCCAGTTTGCTAATTTATATACATGTTGCTATGAAATTTTCAGCTGTTTGACTATAATAAAGTTTATGATACGATAATGTTGCGAAATTGTGGCAAATGTGGTGAAAGAAATGAGGGTAATTTCAGGAAAATGCAAAGGCAGACGCCTGCAAGCGGTTCCAGGCATGTCGACAAGACCGACGACAGATAAAGTCAAAGAAGCGATATTTAATATGATTGGCCCGTATTTTTCCGGCGGAATGGGCCTTGATTTGTTTGGCGGCAGCGGCGGCCTTGGAATAGAAGCATTAAGCCGCGGGCTTGATCGAGTCATTTTTGTGGACCATGACGCAAAAGCGGTGCAAACGATCAAGAAAAATGTGGAAACGTGCCGGTTGTCAGAACAGGCAGAAATATACCGGAATGATGCGGAAAGGGCATTGAAGGCGATTGTTAAACGGGGGCTTCGTTTTCATCTCATTTTTCTGGATCCCCCGTACAAAGAACAAAAATTGCAGTCGATTCTTTCATTTATTGATGAACATGGGCTGCTTGAAGAAGATGGCGCTGTTGTTGCAGAACATTCTTCTGAAATGGATCTTGCTGAACATATCGGCCGTCTTGTAAAGTGGAAACATGAAGTATACGGAATTACTGCGATTTCGATCTACAGGTACACGGATCTGGAGAAAGGGGAATAGGAAATGGCGAGCATTGCAGTTTGTCCGGGAAGTTTTGATCCGGTTACATACGGGCATTTAGATATTATCAGGCGAGGGGCAAAAGTGTTTGACAGGGTGTATGTGGCGGTTCTTAACAATTCGTCGAAAAAACCGCTGTTTTCCGTCGAGGAGCGGATAGAACTGTTGCGGGAAGTGACGCGACCGTTTCCAAATGTGTTTGTGGAATCATTTCATGGGTTGCTTGTCGATTATGCGCGCAGCAAAAATGCCAACGCGATTTTGCGCGGTTTGCGGGCGGTGTCCGATTTTGAATATGAAATGCAAATCACGTCGATGAACCGCGTTCTTGATGAAAATATTGAGACGTTTTTTATGATGACAAACAGTCAGTACGCTTTTTTAAGCTCGAGCATTGTCAAAGAAGTGGCAAAGTATAATGGCAATATTTCTGATTTAGTGCCGCCGGTTGTGGAGGAAGCGTTAAGAAAAAAATTTGCTTCCCTTGCTTTTGAAAAAGATGCGGACAACCAAAATAACGGAAAGCTGACTTAAAAAAGAAGCATCTTTTTAAGTCAGCCTCATTATTGTCCTTTTTGCCATTGTACGGTGATAAGCCATATATACAAACATAAAAAAGCGATCGTAATCATTGGCCCGAATTGGTGCAGCAGCTGCCAATAATGATTCATCCAGTTTTGCGAGTATCCGATGAAAAATGCAGGAATAACGTGCGCATTTGCAGCGGCCGGATGGAGGTAGAGCGGTTTCCACAATACGTATGTAAAACATGCGGCAAAACACCCGTGCATGATTCTGGCGATAAAGAATGGTTTAAAGCGGATGTTTGCTTCAGCGAGGATGCTCGCTACTTGCGCTTGCACGGAAAATCCGCCAAAAGCAAGAATAAAACTTGTTGCCATTGTTTTTTCCAGCAGCTCAGCCCCATCGGCTTGGCTGATCATTTGGCTGCCAAGCGTAATTTCGAATAACCCGGAAATGATTGGAAGGCTCAGCTCTTTTGAAAGCTGGAACAAGTGAAGGGCGTATTGGACAATCACAGCGATATGTTGCGTAATATGCATCATGTAAAGAAGTTTATTCACGACGGAAAAAAGAATAATAAACCCGCCGATCATCAATAATGTTTGTACAGAAGAACGCACGGCGTCTCCCAACAATTTTCCAAGCGGCTGTTCGTTTTTAAGGCGCGTTTCGTGAAGCACCCGAAATGCATAGGGAAGAGAAAACGGATGATTAAGGCGTTTTTGTTTAGGACGTTCTTGCGATTTTCCATGAAATCGCATCACTATTCCTACGCAAATGTTTCCTATATAGTGGGAAAGTGCTAAAATAATCCCGATATTTGCATCATTAAAAAAACCAACTGATACCGCGCCAAAAATAAATAACGGATTGGATGAATTAGTAAATGAAGCCAGCCGTTCTGCTTCGACTGCGGAAATTTGCTTTTCCTGATAAAGCCGTGCCGTTAGTTTTGCACCTGATGGATAGCCGGAAGCCATTCCCATCGCCCAGACGAAACCGCCAACGCCGGGAACTCGAAAAAGCGGGCGCATGAGCGGTTCCAGCAAAACTCCGATCAATCGGACGACTCCGAAGCTAATCAGCAATTCAGAAACGATAAAAAACGGCAATAGCGATGGAAACACAACTTCCCACCACATATTTAACCCACGGATCGACGCTTCCAGTGATTGTTGCGGATAGCGAATTAATGACAGCGCAAATAAAGTGATCGCTGTAGCGAGAAAGATGGTTTTTGCTTTTGTTTTCATATGTGTTCTGCCTCCCGGTAGCGGCACATCCTCTCTCCCCCTTTGAGCGCCGTATTGCGATGTACAACCTCATATAGTTAAGTATACGAGTATAGGGGGAAGTTTTAGACCATAAAATGGAACAAGATCATTATTGGAGGGGAGAGAAACGGTGTTTCCGAAAATTGGGCTAGCGCTTGGTTCTGGAGGAGCGAGAGGTTTTGCGCATCTGGGAGTCATAAAAGTATTGGAAGAGGAGAAAATCCCGATTGCTTGCATCGCCGGAAGCAGCATCGGGGCGCTTGTTGCCGCTTTGTATGCCAGCGGCCTCGGCCTTGACCGTTTATATAGATTGGCAAAGTCGTTCCGCCGAAATGATTACGTCGATTTTACCATTCCGAAAATGGGGTTGATTGCCGGTAAACGAATCACCGAATTTATTCGCCTTCTCACAAAAGGGAAAAAAATCGAGGAATTATCCATCCCTGTGGCCATTGTCGCGACAGATTTGCAGACAGGGCAAAAAGTAGTGTTTCGCCGCGGTGATGTGGCCCGTGCGGTGCGGGCAAGCATTTCGATTCCCGGCATTTTTGTCCCTGAAACAGTGGACGGGCGCCTGCTCGTAGATGGAGGAGTGGTTGATCGCGTCCCTGTTTCTGTTGCGCGAGAAATGGGCGCCGATATTGTTATTGCAGTCGATGTTGCCCATGTGAAAGTGGACGGAGAAATTGCGTCGATATTTGATGTGATTTTGCAAAGCCTTGACATTTTGCAAGATGAGATTGTCCGGCATCGCGCGCTCGCTTCGGATGTGATGATCCGCCCGCACGTCGAACAGTATAGCTCGCGCGCGTTTACGCACGCACAAGAAATTATCGCCATCGGCGAACAAGAAGCGCGCAAATATGTGCCAAAAATTCGCCAAGTCATTGAAAACTGGAAGGAGCATTCACGCTGATGAAAAAACGAGTGTATGTGGTGACGTTTTTCATGGGCGTCATCGTGGCGCTGTTGCTTATTTTTATTAAACTTCCTTATTACGTTACAATGCCCGGAACTGCGCAAGATTTAAAACCGCTTGTTCATGTGGAAAACGGGGATAAGGATGAAGGGGAGTTGATGCTGACGACGGTGAAAATGGGGCGGGCGAATGTAGTTGCTTATCTGCTTGCCCATATCCGTTCCTTTTATGAGCTGCATCCATTGGATGAGATTAAACAAGAAGGCGAAACAGATGAGGAATATACGATGCGCCAGTTCCAGCTTATGGAGCAGTCAAAAGAAGCGGCGATTGTGGTTGCGTATAAAAAAGCGGGCAAGCCTGTTTCCTATAAGGCAAAAGGCGTATACGTGATGAGCGTAGTGCCGCATATGCCGGCGTATGGGCGGTTAAAAGTGGGCGACCGCATTGTGGAAATAGACGGAAAGAAGATGGATACATCAGAGCAAATGGTGCAATATATTCGCACGAAGAAAAAAGGGGATCATGTCAGCATTATGTTTGAACGCGGCAAAAAGAAAAAAGTGGAAACTTTAGCATTAATGCCGTTTCCGCACGATCCGAAGCAGATAGGCGTAGGAATTTCGCTCGCTACTGACTATGATGTTGTGACAAATCCTCCTGTCCGCGTTAATTCGGAACAAATCGGCGGCCCGTCGGCAGGGCTGATGTTTTCGCTAGAAATTTATAATCAGCTTGTGGACGAGGATATAACAAAAGGACATAAAATTGCCGGAACGGGTACCATTAATATAAACGGGGAAGTCGGCCCAATCGGCGGCATTTCTCAAAAAATCGTCGCCGCTGACAAAGAGGGGGCGGAGATTTTCTTTGCGCCAAACGAAAACGGCGCGGCGGATTCGAACTACCGGGAAGCGGTCAAAACGGCAAAAGAAATCGGGACGAGCATGAAAATTGTCCCGGTCGATACGTTTGATGATGCTGTCCGTTATTTAGAAAGAATGAAATAGCCACCGCCGCCCTTTTGTCCCCGCTGTTATTGTTGAACGGGTGGGGTGGCGTACTCTTCTTTCAGGGCATTGGTGCGGACAGGTTCAGGAAATGCGGCGGCATAAGCAAACGCCGCCTTTTCTTCTTGCTGGTAAATCGGATCATGTTTTAATTTGGATATTTTCGTGACAAGCGGCAGCGGCAACCGTTTTTTCACATGTTGCAAATAACGCCTTCCGTTGCTGCTCATTCCAAGCAAGCGGATGTATGTCGGCGTTTCTGCTTTTTTTTGTTGTTCTTTCGTAAAATTTGTTAAGATATGAGTACACATTCGTTGCAAACGCGTCCATGTGTATCGTTTTGTTTTGATTGCGTCCATAAAAGCAGAAAACGTTGGGGCGGCGGCGATTTCCTGCTTGAGGCGGTGTTCGATGCCTTCGTCGACGCCGGCGATTTGGCGCAGCTCTTCCTCTTCCGCTGTCATAATGCGATACTTTAAAAGCGGAAAATATGCTTCCCACTCATGAAACATGCCATATGTATCGTAATATTGCTTGAGCGCTTGTTTCGTGGCAGCTGGGATGTACGGAGCGATTGTTTCTAACTGTGCAACCGATCCTTGCAGTGCCTTGCGTAAGCTTGTTGCGCTGGCGATCGAAGGATGTGAGAACATTTCATCATGATAACCGGAGGCGATGCGGTGAATCGTGCGCGGAGTGATTGGAAGCTGTTTTTGCAAAATCGCTGTGACATACGCAAGGCCAAGCACATTGTTTGGCTTCGATAAATCAAGAGAAACGGCATCTAATTGTTTCCATGCTTCCGCGCTTGCCCGCGGGTAGCTTACCCCCTGTTTCAACGCTTTTTGCACATAACTGTCATGCTGCTCTTTTCGCTCTAAAAGCGTTTTTGCCGCATCGATGAACGTTTGTATGTTTCCGTTTTCGCTGCCAAAACAAATTTCTTCGCAATATAAAGAATGAAGCAATGCAACGGCACCGCTGGCAAATCGTTCAGCAGATTGAACCGCGAATGCGTACGGAAGTTCAATGACAATATCGACGCCGGCTGACAGCGCCATTTTTGTTCGCGCCCATTTTGACACAAGCGCAGGTTCTCCGCGCTGCAAAAAATTTCCGCTCATGGCAGCGATGATACAATCTGCTCCGGTTTGTTTTTTTGTTTCTTGCAAATGATATAAATGCCCGTTATGAAACGGATTATATTCAACAATGATTCCAACCGCTTTCATCGTTTTTGCTCTCCCAAGATTTTTTCAGTGATAAATGTCGATGAACTGACAACCATTATACTGTAAAGAAAAAATATTGACAAATAGGAAAACGAAACGTATAATTTTCTTTGTTGCCTTGAGGTGATTTTTATGAAATGGACTATTCATCAACTTCATCAATTTCGCCATAAAGAAATGGCGATTGACGAATATGTCGATGTTTCCGATTTAAAAGAGATCGACAAATTGATCCGCGATATTTCGCTCGTGCACGTACAAGGAAAGGCAGATATCGGTTCGACAAAATTTACGTTCCGTTTGCAAGTGTCAGGAACGATGGTACTGCCTTGTTCGCGGACGCTGGTTGACGTTCCGTATTCGTTTTCCGTTGAGACGACGGAAACGTTTTTTATGAATGATTATGATGCCGTATCAGCAGAAGAAGATACGCATTTAGTGAAAAACGACACGATCGATTTGTTGCCGATCGTGAAAGAGCTTATCCTTCTGGAAATTCCGATACAAATATTTGCGGAAGAAGGAACGGTGCAGGACGGGGCGCCGCAGTCTGGAGAAGGCTGGGAAGTCATGAAAGAAGAACAATGGAATGCGATGATCGAAGAACGGGAAAAGCAAAAGGTAGATCCTCGTCTTGCCGCATTGGCGAAGTTTTTTGATCAAGGTGAAAACGAGTGAGCGAAGCAACCGGAATGTTCCGGGCTTTTCTGATATTCGAGTGCTAATAAGGAGGTGGAAAACATGGCAGTACCTTTCCGAAGAACATCAAAAACAAGAAAAAGATTACGCCGCACTCACTTCAAATTGCAAGTGCCTGGCATGGTAGAATGCCCAAATTGCGGTGAAATGAAATTAGCTCACCGTGTGTGCAAATCTTGCGGAACTTACAAAGGAAGAGAAGTTGTGAACAAATAATGGTTCTTTTTTCACAACAAGCACAAGGAAGAAAAGTACTTGTGCTTGTTGTTTTTTTATTATAAAAAGCAGGAAAATGCCCCATCATTGCCCAATTCTTTTATAAGGAAAGGGGAAAAGAAGATGGAAGTAGCGATTGTTGAACATGATAGTGACGGGGTTGTTTGGTTTACGATTCATCGCCCGGAGAAACGAAACGCGATCGATTTTGAAGTAATGGATAAGCTGGAAGAAACGATCGCGATGGCAGAAAAAAATGATAATGTGAAAATGCTCGTCATTACGGGAACAGGTGATGAGGCGTTTTGTTCCGGGGGAGATTTAAGCAATTTCCAACATTTACAGGCGGAAGCTGCCAAACAGATGTTAGAAAAGATGGGCAAGATTTTATATTCATTGCTTACATTGCCCAAACCGACCGTTGCGCTCATTAACGGAACTGCCATTGGCGGGGGCTGTGAGTTAGCGACAGCGTGTGATTTCCGCTATGCGAAAGGTGGCAGTAAAATCGGCTTTGTTCAAGGAAAGCTTGGCATCACGACTGGCTGGGGCGGCGCGACAATGCTTTTGGAAAAGCTTCCGTACACGCAAGCGCTTGATATACTTTTGCGCGCAGAAAGAATCAGCGCAGAAAAAATGCGTGAGTATGGATGGGTTCACGCCGTGTTGCCAGGCGATAATTTGCGTGAAGAATGCCGCAACCTGCTCGCCCCTTACTTATCGCAATCTGTTTCTGTATTGCGGGCTTATAAAGTTGCAGCCACAGAAAAATGGAAGAACAGCGAGTTTCAGACGAGGTTTTTTGCTGAAATCGCGCGTTGTGCAAAGTTATGGGGGTCGGAAGAACATAAGAGAGCTATCGAGTCTTTTTTCAAGAAATCATAATTTTTCCCCTTCTATCTTCTCTACTAGCTGCATACATATAGTGTGAAAAAGCGGCTATGGAGGGGGAAGAAGATGACAAGTGTGCGCCAAGATGCGTGGACGCAGGAAGAAGATTTGCTATTAGCGGAAGTCGTATTGCGCTATATTCGCGAGGGAGGCACGCAGCTTCAAGCGTTTGAAGAAGTAGGGCGGCGTTTATCGCGCACGGCAGCTGCGTGTGGATTCCGCTGGAACTCGTATGTTCGAAAACAGTATAAAGAGGAAATTGAGCTGGCGAAAAAACAGCGAAAGGAAAGAAAAAAGGCGGTTGCTAGCGAAGAAAAAGGGCAGAAAAAGAAAGAAGAAGCAGCAGAAAAAAATGTAACATGGTCTGATGTCATAGCGTTTTTGCGGGCACATGGGCAAACGGCATATGATTCGCAAAGAATAGCCGATGAAAACCGCGCTTTAAAGAAAGACATGGAGCAATTGCAACAAATGATCACAAAGCTGCAAGCAGAAAAAGAAGCGCTACAAAAGGAGCTGTCTGCCGTTCAAGAAGAATATAAAACATTGCTTGTGATCATGGAACGAGCGAGAAAATTGGCAGCGCTTGAAGAAGCTCAAGAACAAAAAGCTTCACAAACGGAAAATGTTTCCTTTGAAAAAGTGGAAAATTCGTAAAAAAGCTGACTAACAAAGTCAGCTTTTTTTCTTAACGGAGGAATTGCCTATTTGGTAAAATAGGAACAGTATCAGCTGGTGGAAAGCGAGGAGGAAATTGTGAAAATTGGAATTATTGGCGGCGGCGCAATCGGGCTGTTGCTCGCTGCTTATTTAAGCGATGAATATGAAGTCACCGTTTACACAAGACGTTCTTTACAAGCGCAGCGGTTAATGAGAGAAGGATTGCGGTTGGTGAAACGGGGAGAAACAAAATGCATTTCCCTTCAGGCAATGCCGTTTACGAAGGCGGATATCAGCGATGACCTTGTTTTTGTAACAGTGAAGCAATATGATGTCGCGGAAATTATCAATCGGCAAAACCAGTTTGATCGTGCAGAGACGGTCGTTTTTTTACAAAACGGAATGGGGCATGTGAAACGGTTGTCTTCGTTAACGAAGAAAAATGTGATTGTCGGAACTGTCGAGCACGGTGCGCTGAAACATGATGATCATACGGTGGAACATACCGGGATAGGAAAAATTGTGCTTGCAAGATTGTATGGCGCGTTTGGGCAAGCGGCAAATTTGGCAAAGAAGAACATCCCTGATTTTCCGTTTGAAATCGCTAATGATTGGGAGAGCGTGTTAGTGAAAAAATTAATTGTCAATGCAGTCATTAATCCGCTGACGGCGCTTTTGCGCGTCAAAAACGGCGAGTTGCTCAAGGTAAAACCATATTATGAAATGATGGCGTTGTTGTTTTCCGAACTAAAGCAAGTGTTGCCGATGGAAGATGAACAAGCAGCATGGGATCATATTGTGAATGTTTGTGAAAAAACGGCAGACAATTATTCATCGATGTTTATGGACATTTCCCAACAGCGAAAAACGGAGATTGACGCCATTTTAGGCTATGTTTTGGAAAAAGGAAAAGAGCTTGGAGTGCCGCTGCCGCTCTCGCAATTTTTATTTGCTGCCATCAAAGGGATGGAAGAAAGGGGTGCGGAACATGGATGATGTGATCGCCCATCTGGTTGCGGCGTTCGTGACGATGCCGTTATTATCGTTTTTTCTCGTTTATTTTTTTGCCCGCAAGTTATTAAAAAGAAAGCGAAAATCGTTTTATGCGGCAGTAAACGTTTCGACACTTTTTTTTATTATTGCCGTTCACTTTTTGCTTGCCGTTCTTTCCGGAAAATCTTATTTATGGCACATTATTTTCTTTTTGTTGATTATGCATATGCTGATTGCGATCGGGTATTGGCGGAAAAACGAAGATTTTCATTTTTTCACTGTGTTTCGCTTGTTTTGGCGGGCAAATTTCTTATTATTCTCCTCCCTTTATTTTAGCCTGCTTATCTATGGAATGATCGTGAGGATATCTAGCAATTTATAAAAAACGCTAACTGTTTTTCACCTGTAAAAAAGAATGCTATACTCATGGAAGAGCATACACATACATAATGAAGAAAGGAAGTTTCTAAACATGGAAGTTCGGGAAATTTCTTTGGCTGCTACAACACCGTTAGCAACCGATTACATAAATGGCACTTTTCCGCTTGAAAAAGGGTTTTCTTACTCGTTTCAGAAGGAAGACGCGTTTTGGAGGCGGCTTGGCGACATCAAAGCAAGAACGTATCCGCGCCGCGAGATTGTTGAATGTTTGCGTTCGTACCATCAGCGGTTTCATGCGGGCCCTAAAACATTTGCCAATATTGAAAAATTGCTTCGTCCTGACAGCGCAGTGGTCGTCGGCGGGCAGCAAGCGGGGTTGTTGACCGGGCCGCTTTACACCATTTATAAAATCATTTCCATCATCAAGCTTGCCAAAGAACAAGAAAGAAAATTAGGAGTGCCGGTCGTTCCGCTTTTTTGGATTGCCGGCGAAGACCATGACATTGCCGAAGTAAACCACATATACGTTGCAGAGAGCGGAAAAATAAAAAAGCGTGTTTATCCGGATGTTCCTAAAGAAAGACGGATGGTTTCAGATTTGCCTTTAGATGGCGAAGTTTGTTCCAAGTGGATCGATGATATCGTAAAAACGTATGGGGAAACGGATACGACAAATAAGTTGCTCGATTTTCTGTTCCGATGTTTAGACGAATCGGAAACGTTCGTTGACTTTTTTGCCTCGATTGTTTTGCGTTTATTTGCTTCCGAAGGATTAGTTGTCCTCAATGCCGCCGACGCTTCACTGCGCGCGGTGGAAAGCAGCTTTTTTGTGTCATTGATTGAGCGTCATCGCGAAGTGACGGATGCTGTGTTGCAAAAACAGCATCAGCTTCGGCAGCTCGGATATAAAAATGTGCTGGATGTGCAGCCGCATTGCGCCAATTTATTTTACTACGATGGACGGGAACGCTGGCTGCTTGAACATGATCCACAAAAAGAGATGTTTTGTAGCAAAAACGGAGAAGTGGTTTTCTCCAAAGAGGAGCTAATACAGCTTGCGAAAGCAAACCCGAGCAATTTAAGCAATAATGTCGTGACCCGCCCGCTTATGCAGGAATTTTTGCTGCCGACGTTGGCGTTTGTCGCCGGTCCCGGAGAAATCGCATATTGGGCTGAATTGAAAGAGGCGTTTTCGATATTTGACTTTAAAATGCCGCCGGTTGTTCCGCGCGTGAATATAACGATCGTAGAACGTTCCATTCAAACCGATTTGGACGATATTGGCGCGGATGTGATGGACGTTTTCACAGGAAGGATCGCAGAAGTGAAGCAAAATTGGCTGGCACGGCAAATCCGTTATCCGCTTGATGAAATATTCGCGAAAGCGAAAGCGGAAATCGAACAAATCCATCGTCCCCTCCGGGAAATCGGCATGGAAATTGACCGCGGATTGGCGGGCTTGCTGACGAAAAATGCTAATCTCCTGCAAGCGCAAATCGATTTTCTTCAGCAAACATTGCACCAGTCATTAATGCGGAAATATGAAACGGAATTGCGGAAGTTTTCCCGCGTGGAAATGTCATTGATGCCGAATCAATCGCCTCAGGAGCGGATTTGGAATATTTTTTACTACATCAATAAATACGGATTCGATTTTTTAGAGAAGCTGTTACACCTCGATTACAAATGGAACGGCATGCATAAAATTGTATATATATAATCATTTTTATAAGAAAAAGTCGAAAAGAAAAATCCTGTTTTATGCAGGATTTTTTTTTGTTGGAAGGAATAGTAGACATAAAGAAATAGTATGGAAATAAAAGTAAAAAAACTTTTATCCAGTATTATTGTTACAAATTGCACAAATGCGACAAAAACAAACAGAGAAAGACGAGTTTTTACAAAAAAAGCTAAAATTTTATTATGTTTTGCGGTATAATAAATAAGCGACCGCTCTTCAAGAAAACTTGCTAGTTATTCGTGACGAGATTTGCTTTTTGTGTATAGTAATAAAAAATGTGCAGCAATGAGCGGCGAAGGTGGTGGATTTGTGTTTCAACATACAACGGTGTTATTAAAAGAAGCGGTAGACGGGCTTCATATAAACCCAGATGGGACGTATGTCGATTGCACTCTTGGCGGCGGGGGGCATAGCGAGTATTTGCTCTCACAATTATCGGAAAAGGGAAGGCTGTTTGCGTTCGATCAAGATGATATGGCGATCGAGTACGCGAAAAAAAGATTGGCCCGTTATGAAAAACAAGTGACATTTATCCGCAGAAATTTCCGTTTTCTCGCAGAAGAACTAGCGGCGCGGGGAGTTCATAAAGTA
Protein-coding regions in this window:
- a CDS encoding DUF3397 domain-containing protein, which produces MDDVIAHLVAAFVTMPLLSFFLVYFFARKLLKRKRKSFYAAVNVSTLFFIIAVHFLLAVLSGKSYLWHIIFFLLIMHMLIAIGYWRKNEDFHFFTVFRLFWRANFLLFSSLYFSLLIYGMIVRISSNL
- the bshC gene encoding bacillithiol biosynthesis cysteine-adding enzyme BshC; the encoded protein is MEVREISLAATTPLATDYINGTFPLEKGFSYSFQKEDAFWRRLGDIKARTYPRREIVECLRSYHQRFHAGPKTFANIEKLLRPDSAVVVGGQQAGLLTGPLYTIYKIISIIKLAKEQERKLGVPVVPLFWIAGEDHDIAEVNHIYVAESGKIKKRVYPDVPKERRMVSDLPLDGEVCSKWIDDIVKTYGETDTTNKLLDFLFRCLDESETFVDFFASIVLRLFASEGLVVLNAADASLRAVESSFFVSLIERHREVTDAVLQKQHQLRQLGYKNVLDVQPHCANLFYYDGRERWLLEHDPQKEMFCSKNGEVVFSKEELIQLAKANPSNLSNNVVTRPLMQEFLLPTLAFVAGPGEIAYWAELKEAFSIFDFKMPPVVPRVNITIVERSIQTDLDDIGADVMDVFTGRIAEVKQNWLARQIRYPLDEIFAKAKAEIEQIHRPLREIGMEIDRGLAGLLTKNANLLQAQIDFLQQTLHQSLMRKYETELRKFSRVEMSLMPNQSPQERIWNIFYYINKYGFDFLEKLLHLDYKWNGMHKIVYI